The genomic region TGGTGCCTCCCAAATTCACGCGGGAATTCCGACCCACGCTACTCAGGTTATAATCCAGATCCTTTGGTTGTTGCTTACGTGACTATCACACTCTATGGTCTAACGTTCCAGAAAAGTTAAACTTCAACCAGGTGGGATCTTTAGAGAAAACCTACAACACCACATCTCCCATCTGTTTCCAGTGGGATTCAGTTTGAACTTTACCGTGTTCATTCGCCATTACTAACGGCATCTCTTCGATTTCTTTTCCTGCCCCTACTAAGATGCTTCAATTCGGGGCGTTCCCGATCATTGTTGATCAACACACAAAATGTGTTAGGAAGACCCATTAGGAAATCCCAGGTTCATAGGCTCCATGCACCTACCCTGGGCTTATCGCAGCTTGGCACGTCCCTCATCAGCTCTTGAGCCGAGCCATCCACCTGAAGGCATATTTACCAGAGTCCATCTCACTTTGTCCAGTGAGCGTCTGATATATGCATGCATATACACGATTTCATAGCAGCTGTTGTTGCTTCAGCCGCTTCATCCTTCCCCACAGACGTTACTCTGTGAGTGCACTAATAATGGACTTGCAGGGATTCGAACCCTGGGCCTTCGCCTTGCAAAGGCGACGATCTTCCAACTGATCTACAAGCCCATAGAAGATTCACTTATTGAATCTTGCCTTTTTTCTTGAATCTGACAGTTTTTCGATTTCTGACCGGTAAGTGGTGATAGGCTTTTTGCCTATCATGCTTAGGAGGTGATCCAGCCGCAGATTCCCCTACGGCTACCTTGTTACGACTTAACCCCCCTTGCGAAATTTAGGTTCGAACACGGCACTAGTCCATGCCCTCACCCATACCTCACTCGGGTGGTTTGACGGGCGGTGTGTGCAAGGAGCAGGGACGTATTCACCGCGCTATATTGAAACGCGATTACTACGGATTCCAGCTTCATGAGGGCGAGTTACAGCCCTCAATTCGAACTACGGACGGGTTTATGAGATTACCAACCCTTTTCAGGGTAGGGACCCATTGTCCCGGCCATTGTAGCCCGCGTGTAGCCCTGGAGATTCGGGGCATACTGACCTACCGTAGCCCGCACCTTCCTCCGGTTTAGCACCGGCGGTCCCCACAGAGTACCCATCATCCCTAAGGATATGCTGGCAACAGTGGGCACGGGTCTCGCTCGTTGCCTGACTTAACAGGATGCTTCACAGTACGAACTGACGACGGCCATGCACCTCCTCTCAGCGATTCAGGTAAGACCTTCAGCCTGACCTACATATTGCTGTCGCCCCAGGTGAGTTTTCCGGCGTTGAGTCCAATTAAACCGCAGGCTCCACCCGTTGTAGTGCTCCCCCGCCAATTCCTTTAAGTTTCAGCCTTGCGGCCGTACTTCCCAGGTGGCTCGCTTCACGGCTTCCCTGCGGCACCTGAAACGGTCGCACCGTCCCAGACACCTAGCGAGCATCGTTTACGGCTGGGACTACCCGGGTATCTAATCCGGTTCGTGCCCCCAGCTTTCGTCCCTCACCGTCGGACCCGTTCTGGTAAGACGCCTTCGCCACTGGTGGTCCCACAAGGATTACAAGATTTCACTCCTACCCCTGTAGTACCTCTTACCTCTCCCGGTCCCAAGTCTGACAGTATCCCCCAGAAGCCTAACAGTTGAGCTGTCAGATTTCCCGGAAGACTGATCAAACCGGCTACGGACCCTTTAGACCCAATAATAGTGGCCACCACTCGGGCCGCCGGTGTTACCGCGGCGGCTGGCACCGGTCTTGCCCGGCCCTTGCTAACACCTGCTGTTTATACAGGTGGACAGCCAACATAATATGCTGGCACTCAGTATCCCCTTATCGCGGTTTCCCGCATTGTAAAGTTTTCGCGCCTGCTGCGCCCCGTAGGGCCTGGATTCATGTCTCAGAATCCATCTCCGGGCTCTTGCTCTCACAACCCGTATCCGTCGTAGGCTAGTAGGTACTCTACACCCACTACAACCTGATAGACCGCAGATTCATCCTAAGGCGCCGGAGCTTTTAATCACAGAACATTCCAGTTTCTATGACATATCAGGGATTATCACCAGTTTCCCGGAGTTATACCTGACCTTAGGGCAGATTATCCACGTGTTACTGAGCAGTACGCCATGTTTACGAAAAACATTTGACTCGCATGGCTTAGTCGAATACTGATAGCAGTGACCTCTGGCAGGATCAACCAGAATTAATGTTGATCACACACAAAGATTTGTTATTTTGGAAGTCATTTAGGAATCAGTCGGAAAGAACTCTCTTTGAGAGAAAATTTCCTATTTGCACATAGTTTGGTTAATTCCTTAATTGTTTGTAGTTATACACTACCGGTCAGAATTAACCGAACTGCCAAATCCAACGTCAGACAGAAAAAACTTCTGTCTCCACTTGTAAGGCGGTGATTGTAAGTGTTTTCGCGCGATTTGCGCGGACTCTTTCAAAGGTTACCATCGTATATAAGGCTTTCGAACACCCGGTTCGAAGCCAAAGGATGGACCTTTGAACACACCTGCCTGATGAAATGAAATTTGTTACTTCATCTTTTGCTCTGATATAAGCTCATTTTCGTGATGCGTTGGCCGCATCACCGGGCTCCTCACGAGCACCCTTACATAACAGGCTTACTATATAAGCGTTGCGGAGGAACGGATTAGTATTCCATCCATGAAAGATATTTAGAGAAAGATTCATCTCCTTTGCGGAGAATATTTATAAGATAAGTTATAAGGCAATGTGATTATCATGAATTCAACCGTAGAACTGAGGGATCGCTTTTTACAGCGATAAACCGCTTATAGATAAACACAAGACTATTTTTGACACGACACTGCGCGACGGTGAACAAACACCTGGCGTATCACTCACCAACGAGCAAAAACTTAAGATTGCCCAGCAACTGGACAAACTTGGTGTTGATGTGCTCGAAGCTGGTTTCCCAGTCTCTTCGGAAGGCGAAAAGCAAAATGTTCGAGCCATAGCCAACGAAGGACTCAGTCTCGATGTCTGTGGTCTTGCCCGCGTCCTTACCAAAGATCTGGATGCATGTATAGATTGTAATGTTGATATGATACACACCTTTGTATCCACATCAGACATCCAGAGGATACATACTATAAAGAAAAGCAGGGAAGAAGTGCTTTCAATGGCTGTCAACGCTGTAGACTACATCAAGGACCACGGTGCAAAATGTATGTTCTCAGCCATGGACGCTACAAGGACAGATCTCGATTATCTGATAGAAGTGTACAAAGCCGTAGAAGAAGCAGGTTGTGATATCGTAAACGTACCCGATACAGTCGGAGTAATGTCACCGTCCTCAATGTACGAGCTCATAAGGAATATCAACAGTGAAATAAACATACCTATAGACGTACACTGTCATAACGACTTCGGAATTGCAGTTGCAAACAGCCTTATGGCTGCAGAAGCAGGCGCTAGCCAGATTCAGGTAACAGTGAACGGAATAGGAGAACGTGCAGGAAATGCAAACCTCGCTGAAGTAGTAATGTGTCTGCACTCGATATATGGAGCAAAAACCAATATCAAGACAGAATATCTCCTTGAAACAGCAAAAATGGTGGAAAATTATTCAGGAATACACATGCCGGCCAACACACCAATTGTTGGAGATAACGCATTTGCGCATGAATCCGGAATTCATACCCACGGAGTCCTTGAAAAAGCTGACACCTTTGAGCCCGGCATCATGACCCCAGAGATGGTAGGTCACAGACGTCGTATTGTTGTTGGAAAACACGCAGGAAGACATGCTGTCAAAAAATCCCTGGAAGAGATGGGCATCGAAACCAACGAGGAACAGCTGGATGAGATACTTACCAGGATAAAGGATATTGCAAACAGAGGCAAGCGCATCTGTGACGCAGACCTGCGGGCAGTCGCATCAACCGTGCTCGGCAGAAACCTCGGCAGCGAGACCATCGTCCTGAAAGAATTCTCTGTAATGACAGGCAACCTCACAACACCAACGGCAGTTGTCAGGGCAAAGATCGGAGACGAAGAAGCTGTAGCATCCAATTATGGTGTTGGGCCAATCGATGCTGCACTCAAAGCAGTAGAACATATGATCGGCGGATACACCAAAGTAAAAGTGCGCGACTTCAGTCTAGAAGCAATTACAGGTGGAAGTGATGCGCTTGCTGAAGTAACGATTTCAGTCCAGGACGAAGAAGGACGTGTTGCCAGTGCACAATCCGCCAGCACAGACATCGCAACAGCATCAGTAGATGCACTCATAACTGCCATCAACCTGCTTCTTGATAAGAAGAAACTCTGGAACATGGAATAAACTGGTTTTAACTGAACCGTGAATTCACGGTTCTACTTTTTTTAACATATGGTGCCGCAATGAATTTGCTATTAAAATCACTGAAATGAAATTTTCTTCTTCAATACATACACCATATTTTCAGGGACTGCCTGAATAAATATCACAAAAAAGATAATTTTATATATAAATATATTTGTATAATTTATGTATGCTTATTTGTTGCACAAATATGCACATTTAGTTTACACAACATAACATCGCTTAATGCGGAAATTGGGAGAGGATCTTTAGTGGATATATTAAAAAACATGATGATAGGAAGAAAATTGGCCATCGTTATGCTATTGGCAAGTCTCATTCCTTTATTAATAGTCTCAGCAATCAGTTACACTCAGGTAAGTTACGCAATTGAAAATAATTCATACGAAAACCTGACGACCCTTAAAAATATGTATATAGTTAGTCTGATAATTTCAGGAATTGCCGTTGCTTACATTGCACGCTATTTTGCCAAAACAATGACAAAACCCATTGAAGACATGCTTGATGTTACAGAAAAAATATCATCCGGTGATCTTACAGTTGACATAGAAACAGATTCAACAGACGAACTTGGTTTGCTGGCAGAATCAGTAAAGTCAATGCAAAACAATCTAAAAGGGCTCATTGGTGATGTATACTCGAGCTCATCGCTTCTTTCCAGAACTGCAGAAGAAATATCATCATCCTCTGAAGGCATATCTGCATCAAGTAATGAAATATCAGACTCTATACAGGAAATATCAAATGGCACCACTATTCAATCGACCAAATCCGAAGATGTGGCAAAAGCAATGTTTGACCTGACTGAAGCCGTTCAGGAAGTAGCTAATAATTCCCAAAAAGCTGCAGATGACGCAAAAGGATGCAATGATGTAATTGGCAGCCTTAAAACCATCACAGAAGATCTGTTGTACAAAATGGACAAAATCAAAACATCATCATCTGAATCTGCAGAAACCATTATGAATCTGGACAGTAAATCCAAGCAGATAGGGGAGATAGTCAATCTTATTACAAGTATTGCAGACCAGACAAACCTGCTTGCGCTAAATGCTGCCATTGAAGCCGCACGTGCAGGCGAACATGGCAAAGGTTTTGCTGTTGTTGCCGATGAAGTCAGAAAACTTGCAGAAAACTCAGGAAATGCTGCAAACCAGATAGCAGACCTTATACATGAGATACAGGAGGGCACAAATAATGCAGTGGAGTCTATGCAGCATGGGACTGAAGAAGTATCAAATGGTGCGGAAGCGCTGAATGAAGCAGCCACTGTAATTGAACAAGTAGTGGAATCAGGAAATAATATTGCAATCCTTGTGCAGGACATAGCAGCAGCAGCACAGGAGCAGTCCGCATCCATACAGGAGATATCCTCATCCATTGATGAGGTTGCATCAATAACACAACAATCGGCATCCGGAACAGAGAATACTACTTTTGCAATACAGCAACAGAATGAGACAATGGAAGAACTTGCACAATCTGCCCGGCATCTTTCCGGCATGGCTGAAAAACTTATGAACACAATTACAAAGTTCAAAATCGAAGATTTGCACCATGAGAACAAAGAAGCAATCAAATATTCAGAACTAGATATTCCTGAAATAGAAGATTCAACAAAAGATGTTCTTGATGAAGAACACATTGAATTAAGAGAATACTCCGAAGAAGAGTTAGAGCTTGAACTTGAAAATGCAGAAAAGATCCATATTTAAAAAATACTCTCTTGTTAAAGGAGGGTATTTCAAATCCTTCTTTTTTCTCTCTTATTTTAATGTACATGCAATTAAAAATGTCATATCCATAGTATCTATATAATGAACTCATAATTCTGAGCAGATACACATGAATTATGAAGTTATAGATTCTCACTGTCACCTTGATTTTCCTAAATTTAACAAGGACAGACACGAGACAATCATGAGGGCAAAAGACAGCAGAGTAGCTTTAATGATAAACTCCGGCATCGACTACAAAACCAATGCCAATTCACTGGAACTTGCAAAAAAGTACGATTTTATCCATGCGACCCTGGGTCTTAGCCCCCAGATGGTTCCCGAGGCAAACGATGAAAAAATTAACCAGATACTTGCCCAGATAGAACGCAATGTTGACAAAGCAATTGGAATCGGCGAAGCCGGACTTGACTTTTACTACTGTACTGATGAAGCAGGAAAACAGAAACAAAAAGAAGTATTCCAAAAAGTCATTGATATTGCAGACAGGTACAACAAAACCCTTGTAATACACGGCAGGGACGGAGAAGAACTTGCGCTTGAGATGACAAGGGATCTTGAAAGAGTTGTATTCCATTGTTACGGCGGTAGCATTGAGACCATGAAAGACATCGTTGATGCAGGCCACTATGTTTCAGTTCCAACCCTTGTGTGCTTTTCAGATCATCATAAAGAAATAGCAAAGAATCTGCCTCTTGAGAATATGCTCATTGAAACTGACAGCCCATACCTTTCACCACGCAAAGGGCGCAATGAACCTGCCTTTGTCAGAGACTCGGTTCCTGCCATATCACTAATAAAAGGAATAGACGAAGCTGAAATTGCTAAGGCGACAATGCAAAATACCCGCAGGGCATTTGAGCTCTAAATTTAAGCTTTTAAGCTATAAAATAGACTTTTCTGTACAGGAGAATACACATGCAAGTCAAACATTTTATCATCGGACTTTATGATGCTAACTCATACCTCATCAACGGAAAAATACTGATAGATACCGGGATGAGCACAGATGGACTTATCTCTGCTATCAAAGAAAACATTGACATCGAAGATCTCGAACTCATTATTCTTACACATTGTCACTACGACCATACGGCATCTGCACAGGCAATAGCAGACATGAGTGGTGCAAAAATAGCAATTCACAAAGACGATGAGCCGCTTCTGAGCAATGACACAATCAGTGCAGCAGCAATGTTTGGAAATAAAGCACCTGCAATAAAACCGGACAAGATTCTGGAAGAAGGCGACAGGATACCCATAGGAAATAATGAGGAACTGGAAGTCATCCACACACCCGGACACACACCGGGAGGAATCTGCCTCTATGAAGCAAATTCAAAGAGCCTTTTTTCAGGTGACACAGTATTTCCAAATGGCAGCATAGGCCGTACTGATTTTCAGGGTGGCAACCGCAACCATTTAACAAATTCAATTAACAAACTTGTAGAACTGAATGTCAAAACACTTTATCCGGGACACGGTGAAGTGACATCAAATGACGTAAACACACAGATACAACTCTCCCTGCGCATGTCTAAAAGTATGTTGATGTAAGGATAAAATATGAAACATAAAAGAAATAAGAGTGGCAAGAAAGACAAAATGGCAGACCCTTCCAAATTTCTGCCCATGAGCCTTGAAGATGCAAAAAAGAAAGGCTGGGATGAACTTGATGTTATTATTGTCACAGGTGACGCATATGTGGACCATCCCGGATTTGGAACCAGCATTATTGGCAGAGTCCTGGTAGATGCAGGCTACAGAGTAGGAGTTATTGCACAGCCAAAATGGGATGATGTTGAAGATTTCAGGAAACTTGGAAAACCACGACTATTCTTTGCTATAAGTGCCGGAAATACAGATTCGATGGTGAGTAACTACACACCATCAAAACGACTCAGACATGATGATGCATATTCCCCCGGAAACAAGGCAGGACTAAGACCTAACCGCGCATCAATTGTTTACTCCAACCGTCTGAAAGAAGCTTACCCCGATACTCCGAGAATCATTGGAGGGATTGAAGCTTCACTTCGCCGTTTTGCACAATACGACTACTGGTCTGACAAAGTACGCCAGTCAATACTTGCAGACGCACCGGCAGACCTGATTGTCTACGGAATGGGAGAGCTTCAGATAGTTGAAATTGCAGACAGGCTCAACAAAGGAATTCCTGTTTCAGATATTACAGACATTGACGGAACTGTCTGGAAAATGGATATCAAAACATGGAAAGAGAAAAAAGAGAAGTTGCTTGAGACCCGCATAGAAATACCACCTTATGTTGAAGTTTCAAAGAATAAGGAACTCTACGCAAGCACATTCAAGACTGTTTACCATGAACAGAACCACATTAATGGACATGCCATAATCCAGGTTCATCCTAAAACAGTTATTATACAGAATAAACCCATGCGTCCACTCACGACAGAAGAACTGGACCACGTTTATGAACTTCCATTTACCAGAGAGTCTCATCCTTCATATGACGAACCAGTTCCTGCGCTTGATATGGTAAGATTCTCTATCAACACTCACAGAGGTTGTTTCGGTGCATGTTCTTTCTGTGCCATTGCACTGCACCAGGGAAGGATGATACGCAGCCGCAGCATGGAATCTATCCTCAGGGAAGCAGAAAGATTCACCAGAATAAAAGAGTTCAAAGGAACTATAAACGGACTTGGCGGCCCGTCTGCAAATATGTATGGAATGGACTGCAAGAACTGGGAAGACAAAGGAGTATGCAAAGAGAAGATATGCATCTATCCGAAAGCATGTCCATCACTTAATACAAGCCACAAGAAACTCATCGAGCTTATGCGCAGGCTCAGGGAACTTCCGGGAATCAAAAAGGTTTTTGTCGGCTATGGTGTGCGATATGACCTCGCACTTCTTGATGAAGAATACATGGAAGAGCTATGTGCCCATCACGTCAGCGGGCAATTGAAGGTTGCACCTGAACATTACTGTGACAGAGTCACTGATTCCATGAAGAAACCTGACAGGGAAGTGTTCGAGAGATTTGAAGAGAAATACAAAGAAATAAACAAGAAACTTGGCAAGGACCAGTATCTTGTAGCTTTTCTCATGTCAAGCCACCCAGGATGCACACTAAATGATATGATAGAAACTGCCGAATACATCCGGGACACCGGCCGCTATACCAAACAAGTTCAGGATTTCACACCCACGCCTATGACAGCGGCAACATGCATGTTCCACACGGGAATCGATCCGTTCACAGGGAAGAAGATATACGTGGCAACTTCCCAGAAAGAAAAGAGTATACAAAGAGCAATGCTTCATTACCGTGAACCCGGAAATTATAATCTGGTCTATGAAGGACTGAAACGTGCTGATAGGCTTGACCTTGTGGGAAACTCATGGAACTGCCTTATAAGCCGTAAGAAAGGAGGGAAACGTGGGTGGTAATACTAATTACCATTTACATTACAAGATAAAATCGTTATCTTTTTAAGCAATATAAGTTTACTGTACTTCATACGTATATATTTTAAAGAAAAATGGAAGTTATACTATGAAGTATAAGTTGTTGGTACCAATATTGATATTGTTACTTATTATCCCGGCATCTGCCTCTACGGCGAGCCCGGTAATAAGCATTGATGAGACTGTGACCGAGAGTATGTTCTATGCCAAATCGTACACCAATCCTGATAGCATAGAAGCACATCAGATTGTAGTCTACAGCGAGGACGGTGAACATTCACAAATACACCTGCATTATAGACTTACTCCAAGAACAACTATAAGTCCGGATGGCAATTACAGCGTTTATAAAAAGGCACTGGATTCGGACGGGGGAGTGGGTATTGAAGATTTTGTCATAAACTCTACTGTTACAGGAACAGAGACCAATATTAAGAACATAATTACAAAGGGCTATTATGGAGTTGCTTTTTCACCAGACAGTAAGATGTACGCAGCACCCAGGGCAGTTTTCTTCGAAGGTGGAAGAAATGCCCGGTATGCAATAGATATCTGTTCTGTTAATAATAACACTCTACTTCACAGAGAACTCACTCCCTTCTATATAGAAAGTACTAAAGCTACACCAATGGAGTGGGAGAAGTCAATAATGTATGAAGTCTACTGGTCAGATGATGGTTCCTGCATAGTTTATGAAGTTCTGGGAGGAAACACCGAGTCCGGGCAATATCCTGCATATCTTGTGAGTAAAAGACTGAACCTTGATTATTCAGAGCTTAGAGAGATGAACGGATACGAGGATACAGAACTGGAATCAGTACAGGAAGATATTGAAGAGACGAGTACTGCTGCTGAAAACAGTCTTCCAACTCCGGGATTTGGTGCTTTAGGAGCAGTGTTTGCCCTGGTGCTAGGAAGGAAGATTAAGAGAGCATAAACTACATGCTCTTAATCTTTTTTAAAAATTAGATTTTCAAAAATAGTTAAAAGAAAACTAAAATGGCTATTCCATAGCCATTTCAAGCAGGTCGATAATATCGAGCACATCAACCCTTGGTCCGCCACGTTTAAGATTTGTGCGGCAAAGCGGGCATGCAGTTACAAGATAATCAACGTCTTTTGGAATCTCTTCAAGCCTGTTCTTTGAGAGCTCAAGTGAGAGTTCAGGATAACCTTTTAAGACTCCACCACCTGCTCCGCAACATTTGGATTTCTCCCTGTTGCTTTTCATCTCCTCAAGATAACAGACTGCTTTTATTAGCTGCCTTGGGGCATCGAATACACCATTGCACCTTCCAAGATGACATGGATCATGATAGGTGACTTTCAGGTCAAGTTTCTTCAGGTCCATTTCAGAAAGGCGGTCTGCAAGGAACTCCGTCACATGGAGAACATTCAGCTCTTCAGGGAAATCGTTTTTCAGGGTTGTGTAACAACCTGCACAGCCTGTGATAACCGTGTGGGCACCTATCTTTTTGATCTGCTCAAGGTTCTTTGACATAAGCTCGGATGGGTCAGAGCCAGTTCTCAGAAGAGGAGAACCACAGCAAACCTCTTCCTCAAGTACGGTTACTCCGAACTTCCTCAGGATATCGAAAGTTTTCTTCGTTATTTCAGGATAGCGGTAAGATGCAAGACAACCTGCAAAGAATACGTATTCTGACTTCTCTTGAAGATCGTTTCTGGAATCTCCGAGCCATGCCATCCTCTCTTTGGATTCACCAAGCGGGTTTCCTTTTTCAAGTGCATCTGCACGTATAAGCTTCTGTGCATCCGTCATTTTACCCTGAAGCACAAGCTGGTGCCTGATATTTTCTATAACATTTACAGGAGATGCTCCTGATGGGCATATTTCCTCACAAAGCCCGCATGTCGTACACGTGTTAATACTATCCAGAACACCCTGGTCAACTTCAAGTCCCTGGGATATTCCATGAGCTACAAGCATGCGACCACGGGATCCTGATGATTCCCAGCCGTTCACGTCAAAAACAGGGCACACTGCACGGCATGTACCGCAACGTACACATTTCAGTATTGAACGCATGTCTTCATCGTTCATTTTCAGACCCCCATTTTACCCGGGTTCATAATACCCTTCGGGTCCAGTGCGTTTTTAATCAATATCATTACATCAAGTGCCTTTCCAAGTTCAAGTTCAAGGTAGTCTGCCCTGGCACTGCCAACTCCATGCTCGGCAGTAACTGTTCCACCAATACCTATAGCAGTGCGGTGAATCTTGTCTGCAGCCTTGTTCAGCTTCTCCCATTCTTCATCACTGAGCACATCGATGCACATTCCTGTGTGAAGGTTTCCATCTCCTATATGACCGTAAGTCATTATAGGAAGTTTGAACTCTTCTGAAATCTCTCGTACCTTGTGAAGCATTCCGGGAAGCTCTTTTATCGGGACACCGATGTCCTCTCCTACATAAACACGTGTGCGTAGTGGATCCAGCCTTGAAACTGCCGCACCAACAAGTCTTCTGGCAGCCCATA from Methanolobus tindarius DSM 2278 harbors:
- a CDS encoding 2-isopropylmalate synthase, yielding MDKHKTIFDTTLRDGEQTPGVSLTNEQKLKIAQQLDKLGVDVLEAGFPVSSEGEKQNVRAIANEGLSLDVCGLARVLTKDLDACIDCNVDMIHTFVSTSDIQRIHTIKKSREEVLSMAVNAVDYIKDHGAKCMFSAMDATRTDLDYLIEVYKAVEEAGCDIVNVPDTVGVMSPSSMYELIRNINSEINIPIDVHCHNDFGIAVANSLMAAEAGASQIQVTVNGIGERAGNANLAEVVMCLHSIYGAKTNIKTEYLLETAKMVENYSGIHMPANTPIVGDNAFAHESGIHTHGVLEKADTFEPGIMTPEMVGHRRRIVVGKHAGRHAVKKSLEEMGIETNEEQLDEILTRIKDIANRGKRICDADLRAVASTVLGRNLGSETIVLKEFSVMTGNLTTPTAVVRAKIGDEEAVASNYGVGPIDAALKAVEHMIGGYTKVKVRDFSLEAITGGSDALAEVTISVQDEEGRVASAQSASTDIATASVDALITAINLLLDKKKLWNME
- a CDS encoding methyl-accepting chemotaxis protein, coding for MDILKNMMIGRKLAIVMLLASLIPLLIVSAISYTQVSYAIENNSYENLTTLKNMYIVSLIISGIAVAYIARYFAKTMTKPIEDMLDVTEKISSGDLTVDIETDSTDELGLLAESVKSMQNNLKGLIGDVYSSSSLLSRTAEEISSSSEGISASSNEISDSIQEISNGTTIQSTKSEDVAKAMFDLTEAVQEVANNSQKAADDAKGCNDVIGSLKTITEDLLYKMDKIKTSSSESAETIMNLDSKSKQIGEIVNLITSIADQTNLLALNAAIEAARAGEHGKGFAVVADEVRKLAENSGNAANQIADLIHEIQEGTNNAVESMQHGTEEVSNGAEALNEAATVIEQVVESGNNIAILVQDIAAAAQEQSASIQEISSSIDEVASITQQSASGTENTTFAIQQQNETMEELAQSARHLSGMAEKLMNTITKFKIEDLHHENKEAIKYSELDIPEIEDSTKDVLDEEHIELREYSEEELELELENAEKIHI
- a CDS encoding TatD family hydrolase codes for the protein MNYEVIDSHCHLDFPKFNKDRHETIMRAKDSRVALMINSGIDYKTNANSLELAKKYDFIHATLGLSPQMVPEANDEKINQILAQIERNVDKAIGIGEAGLDFYYCTDEAGKQKQKEVFQKVIDIADRYNKTLVIHGRDGEELALEMTRDLERVVFHCYGGSIETMKDIVDAGHYVSVPTLVCFSDHHKEIAKNLPLENMLIETDSPYLSPRKGRNEPAFVRDSVPAISLIKGIDEAEIAKATMQNTRRAFEL
- a CDS encoding MBL fold metallo-hydrolase, with amino-acid sequence MQVKHFIIGLYDANSYLINGKILIDTGMSTDGLISAIKENIDIEDLELIILTHCHYDHTASAQAIADMSGAKIAIHKDDEPLLSNDTISAAAMFGNKAPAIKPDKILEEGDRIPIGNNEELEVIHTPGHTPGGICLYEANSKSLFSGDTVFPNGSIGRTDFQGGNRNHLTNSINKLVELNVKTLYPGHGEVTSNDVNTQIQLSLRMSKSMLM
- a CDS encoding YgiQ family radical SAM protein, whose translation is MSLEDAKKKGWDELDVIIVTGDAYVDHPGFGTSIIGRVLVDAGYRVGVIAQPKWDDVEDFRKLGKPRLFFAISAGNTDSMVSNYTPSKRLRHDDAYSPGNKAGLRPNRASIVYSNRLKEAYPDTPRIIGGIEASLRRFAQYDYWSDKVRQSILADAPADLIVYGMGELQIVEIADRLNKGIPVSDITDIDGTVWKMDIKTWKEKKEKLLETRIEIPPYVEVSKNKELYASTFKTVYHEQNHINGHAIIQVHPKTVIIQNKPMRPLTTEELDHVYELPFTRESHPSYDEPVPALDMVRFSINTHRGCFGACSFCAIALHQGRMIRSRSMESILREAERFTRIKEFKGTINGLGGPSANMYGMDCKNWEDKGVCKEKICIYPKACPSLNTSHKKLIELMRRLRELPGIKKVFVGYGVRYDLALLDEEYMEELCAHHVSGQLKVAPEHYCDRVTDSMKKPDREVFERFEEKYKEINKKLGKDQYLVAFLMSSHPGCTLNDMIETAEYIRDTGRYTKQVQDFTPTPMTAATCMFHTGIDPFTGKKIYVATSQKEKSIQRAMLHYREPGNYNLVYEGLKRADRLDLVGNSWNCLISRKKGGKRGW
- a CDS encoding TolB-like translocation protein; translation: MKYKLLVPILILLLIIPASASTASPVISIDETVTESMFYAKSYTNPDSIEAHQIVVYSEDGEHSQIHLHYRLTPRTTISPDGNYSVYKKALDSDGGVGIEDFVINSTVTGTETNIKNIITKGYYGVAFSPDSKMYAAPRAVFFEGGRNARYAIDICSVNNNTLLHRELTPFYIESTKATPMEWEKSIMYEVYWSDDGSCIVYEVLGGNTESGQYPAYLVSKRLNLDYSELREMNGYEDTELESVQEDIEETSTAAENSLPTPGFGALGAVFALVLGRKIKRA
- a CDS encoding (Fe-S)-binding protein; its protein translation is MNDEDMRSILKCVRCGTCRAVCPVFDVNGWESSGSRGRMLVAHGISQGLEVDQGVLDSINTCTTCGLCEEICPSGASPVNVIENIRHQLVLQGKMTDAQKLIRADALEKGNPLGESKERMAWLGDSRNDLQEKSEYVFFAGCLASYRYPEITKKTFDILRKFGVTVLEEEVCCGSPLLRTGSDPSELMSKNLEQIKKIGAHTVITGCAGCYTTLKNDFPEELNVLHVTEFLADRLSEMDLKKLDLKVTYHDPCHLGRCNGVFDAPRQLIKAVCYLEEMKSNREKSKCCGAGGGVLKGYPELSLELSKNRLEEIPKDVDYLVTACPLCRTNLKRGGPRVDVLDIIDLLEMAME